Sequence from the Bacillus thuringiensis genome:
CAATAAAAATAGGAAGAAATAACCCCATTGGGAAAATCATATTACTACATGCAAATAAAATTGCTGCAAGCACCCACATATAAGGATGATCTAAACCTTTATATAAAAGTATGTAACAAGCTAAATAAAATAAAAATATTGCGAGTGATTCTGATGTTAATAAAGAACTCATAAATATATTTGGAATATATAAAGCGTAAAATACAGACGCAATACGACCGCATTCTTCTCCAAAAACTATGGCTGCAATACGATAAATGAAAAATGCAGTCCCTGTGCAAAATAAAATATTAAATAACTGCAATGCGAATACTGTATCGCCAAATATACGAATAATAATTGATTCATAAATAATAAAAGGTAACTGTGCTATATTCTCTACGCTATTACCAATCGCAACCTGCTTTGCAGACTCAAACATAGCTTTCATATCACCAATTAACGGAACGTCTACAAATAAAACCATACTAAGTCTCACAACTATACATGTACTGATAAGAAAAATAAGAAATTGTTTATCTGTAAAACGATACTGTAAAATCGATGCTACCAACAACATGAGAATAACGAAAATAACCAATACAATTGTTACACTTGTTGTACTGTCTCCAAAAAATTGTTTGCTTGTTTCGAACGCAGACCAACAACTATAAACAAAAAATGCGAGCATCGCACCAATCATTATTTTACTGAAAAAAGACGAAAAATTTGTTTGTATATGATTCATATGTCCATTGCACCTCTACTTCCATTCATAACAAAACGATTCTATCATGAATAGGCACATAGCTGATAGGGAATTTCTATGACAAATACAGGGTCCTAATTTTTTCACTTGCAATGTAAGCGAATCCTCTTTTACACTACACTT
This genomic interval carries:
- a CDS encoding ArnT family glycosyltransferase; amino-acid sequence: MNHIQTNFSSFFSKIMIGAMLAFFVYSCWSAFETSKQFFGDSTTSVTIVLVIFVILMLLVASILQYRFTDKQFLIFLISTCIVVRLSMVLFVDVPLIGDMKAMFESAKQVAIGNSVENIAQLPFIIYESIIIRIFGDTVFALQLFNILFCTGTAFFIYRIAAIVFGEECGRIASVFYALYIPNIFMSSLLTSESLAIFLFYLACYILLYKGLDHPYMWVLAAILFACSNMIFPMGLFLPIFIAVYVLLVELFQSAMKQKVLLKMIGILILFYSTHFGVSYGIQTMGMSQYTISNETYVQSVLIGKGKNEREMTKNQSVTERIDQKLKEIEEERFKLLKPVINQFSDEGIHSILFKCEKLIYVAVTLFMSIALLHFLIKKQQNEGYMLFLLLISGYVLLRLFQVDRAYYNLIVPALFILQSFGVYMSYVYCQKIFFRK